The following coding sequences are from one Natrarchaeobaculum sulfurireducens window:
- the pheS gene encoding phenylalanine--tRNA ligase subunit alpha: MQLKESQVAVLEAASADEATSVDALAAATDLPPETVTGAAFELEEADLVAVSERVDETITLTDEGRAYATDRLPEVRLYETALEAGADEAPAQMGRVIGQSGLEGPQVDIALSNYARKGYGAIDSGEITANPDADPSVDAEANALEVLPSDEETAVERVDIDGKTLEGLERRGLADRRESTVREVTLTEAGVTALMEGVETAETVGQVTPDLLTGGDWEDVEFAEYNVEADAERFDGGNVHILRQTAERVKDVLVGMGFQEMEGPHVDADFWINDCLFMPQDHPARTHWDRFALEAPTHIDDLPAQLVADVERAHREGVGADGEGYRSPWDEDFARALALRGHTTSLSARYLAGHEIGEIDPPARYFSVEKVYRNDTLDPTHLLEFFQIEGWVMAEDLSVRDLMGTFEEFYAQFGITDIEFKPHYNPYTEPSFELFGTHPTTGELVEIGNSGIFREEMLEPLGVDCDVMAWGLALERLLMLMYGFEDIRDIHGTLCDLELLRNTEVTY; this comes from the coding sequence ATGCAACTGAAAGAATCACAGGTCGCGGTCCTCGAGGCCGCAAGCGCGGACGAGGCGACGTCCGTCGACGCCCTCGCCGCGGCGACCGACCTCCCGCCGGAGACCGTCACCGGGGCGGCCTTCGAACTCGAGGAGGCGGACCTGGTCGCCGTTTCCGAACGCGTCGACGAAACGATCACGCTCACCGACGAAGGGCGTGCATACGCGACGGACCGACTGCCCGAGGTTCGGCTGTACGAGACCGCCCTCGAGGCTGGTGCCGACGAAGCGCCAGCCCAGATGGGCCGAGTCATCGGGCAGTCGGGACTCGAAGGACCGCAGGTCGACATCGCGCTGTCGAACTACGCCCGGAAGGGCTACGGCGCGATCGACAGCGGCGAGATCACGGCCAATCCCGACGCCGACCCATCCGTCGACGCGGAGGCGAACGCACTCGAAGTGCTCCCTTCGGACGAGGAAACAGCCGTCGAACGTGTCGACATCGACGGGAAAACGCTCGAGGGGCTCGAGCGGCGCGGACTGGCCGACCGCCGGGAGTCGACCGTCCGCGAGGTGACCCTGACCGAAGCGGGCGTCACGGCACTCATGGAGGGCGTCGAGACCGCCGAAACCGTCGGCCAGGTGACGCCCGACCTCCTGACCGGTGGCGACTGGGAAGACGTGGAGTTCGCCGAGTACAACGTCGAGGCCGACGCAGAGCGATTCGATGGCGGCAACGTCCACATCCTCCGCCAGACCGCAGAACGCGTCAAAGACGTCCTCGTCGGCATGGGCTTTCAGGAGATGGAAGGGCCACACGTCGACGCGGACTTCTGGATCAACGACTGTCTGTTCATGCCTCAGGACCACCCCGCGCGCACCCACTGGGACCGGTTCGCCCTCGAGGCACCGACCCACATCGACGACCTCCCGGCACAGCTCGTCGCAGACGTCGAGCGGGCCCACCGCGAGGGCGTCGGTGCGGACGGCGAAGGGTACCGCTCGCCGTGGGACGAAGACTTCGCGCGGGCGCTCGCGCTTCGCGGACACACGACCTCGCTGTCGGCGCGCTATCTGGCAGGCCACGAGATCGGCGAGATCGACCCTCCGGCGCGGTATTTCAGCGTCGAGAAAGTGTACCGCAACGACACGCTCGATCCGACCCACTTACTCGAGTTCTTCCAGATCGAAGGCTGGGTGATGGCCGAGGACCTCTCGGTTCGCGACCTGATGGGCACCTTCGAGGAGTTTTACGCCCAGTTCGGGATTACGGACATCGAGTTCAAACCCCACTACAACCCCTACACCGAGCCCTCGTTCGAACTGTTCGGCACCCACCCGACGACGGGCGAACTGGTCGAGATCGGCAACTCGGGTATCTTCCGCGAGGAGATGTTAGAACCGCTCGGCGTCGACTGTGACGTGATGGCGTGGGGGCTCGCGCTCGAGCGCCTGCTCATGTTGATGTACGGCTTCGAGGACATCCGGGACATCCACGGGACCCTGTGTGACCTCGAACTGCTGCGGAACACGGAGGTGACCTACTGA
- the pheT gene encoding phenylalanine--tRNA ligase subunit beta, which translates to MPTVDIDPDELRELTGAEEKGDEELKEDLFGLGLEFEGLTDEGEFELEFAPDRLDRLSVEGVARSLRYHYGDSRGVHVPSTNDPDWTIVVDESVPDERPYVTGAVIRDVNLDDESLDSLIQLQEKLHATMGRKRAKGAIGIHDLTMLKGSPITEDTPTIEYVGVEPDGDTFVPLDSNDELTPADVLEEHPTGRTYADLVSEYDRYPAIYDDLGLFSFPPVINGKRTEVTTGSRELFVEMTGTDQWTIDKMCNIVCYALAARGATIEQVRVEYADDEIVRPDLSTKTKTVAHDRIETILGIELAPEEVIDLAERSGLEAEKTESEAGDLVYDVTIPPYRVDVLHPLDVIDDLGRAYGFNDLEPKYPDVGTVGGRHERSRLERSVREQLVGLGFEDLLNFHMINEAENFDRLGITPEDDVFGAGDPPTINGPYSEDYTMLRTWVTPSLLMVLERNTHRAYPQDLAEIGFTAALDDAETTGVDERRRVGAVLASHEVGYEDAKARLQALCRRFDVDLETPPTDHPTYIPGRTASVVIDGEAVGVIGEIHPKVLVEHDLEVPVAGFEFDLAALQ; encoded by the coding sequence ATGCCCACAGTCGATATCGATCCCGACGAACTGCGTGAACTGACCGGCGCCGAAGAGAAGGGCGACGAGGAACTCAAGGAGGACCTGTTCGGCCTCGGCCTCGAGTTCGAGGGGCTGACCGACGAGGGCGAATTCGAACTCGAGTTCGCACCCGACCGTCTGGATCGACTCTCGGTCGAGGGCGTCGCTCGCTCGCTTCGCTACCACTACGGCGATTCTCGCGGGGTGCACGTCCCCTCGACGAACGATCCAGACTGGACCATCGTCGTCGACGAGTCGGTACCAGACGAGCGGCCGTACGTTACTGGCGCGGTGATCCGCGACGTGAATCTGGACGACGAGAGCCTCGACTCGCTCATCCAGTTACAGGAGAAACTGCACGCGACGATGGGCCGCAAGCGGGCGAAGGGCGCGATCGGGATTCACGATTTGACGATGCTCAAAGGCTCTCCCATCACCGAAGACACCCCGACGATCGAGTACGTCGGCGTCGAACCAGACGGCGACACCTTCGTTCCGCTTGACTCGAACGACGAACTGACGCCGGCGGACGTGCTCGAGGAGCACCCCACTGGACGAACCTACGCCGACCTCGTGAGCGAGTACGACCGGTATCCGGCGATCTACGACGACCTCGGACTGTTCTCGTTCCCGCCGGTCATCAATGGCAAGCGAACGGAGGTCACGACCGGCTCTCGAGAGCTGTTCGTCGAGATGACCGGCACCGACCAGTGGACGATCGACAAGATGTGCAACATCGTCTGTTACGCACTCGCGGCTCGTGGGGCAACCATCGAGCAAGTTCGGGTCGAGTACGCAGACGACGAGATCGTCCGCCCCGATCTCTCGACGAAGACCAAGACGGTCGCCCACGACCGCATCGAAACCATCCTGGGTATCGAACTCGCGCCCGAGGAAGTGATCGATCTCGCCGAGCGGTCCGGCCTGGAAGCCGAGAAGACCGAAAGCGAGGCAGGCGACCTCGTCTACGACGTCACGATCCCACCCTATCGCGTCGACGTGCTTCACCCGCTCGACGTCATCGACGACCTCGGCCGCGCGTACGGCTTCAACGACCTGGAGCCGAAGTACCCCGACGTCGGCACCGTCGGCGGCCGCCACGAACGCTCCCGGCTCGAGCGGTCCGTACGCGAGCAACTCGTCGGCCTGGGCTTCGAGGACCTGCTGAACTTCCACATGATCAACGAGGCTGAGAACTTCGATCGGCTCGGGATTACGCCCGAAGACGACGTCTTCGGTGCTGGCGACCCACCAACGATCAACGGCCCCTACAGCGAGGACTATACCATGCTCCGGACGTGGGTCACACCCTCGCTGTTGATGGTACTCGAGCGCAACACTCACCGCGCGTATCCACAGGACCTCGCGGAGATCGGCTTCACCGCCGCGCTCGACGATGCCGAGACCACCGGCGTCGACGAGCGCCGCCGCGTGGGTGCCGTCCTCGCGAGCCACGAAGTCGGCTACGAGGATGCGAAAGCCCGTCTGCAGGCACTCTGTCGTCGATTCGACGTCGACCTCGAGACGCCGCCGACGGACCACCCGACCTACATTCCGGGTCGAACGGCGAGCGTCGTCATCGACGGCGAAGCCGTCGGCGTCATCGGCGAAATCCACCCGAAGGTGCTAGTGGAACACGACCTCGAGGTTCCCGTCGCCGGCTTCGAGTTCGACCTCGCCGCGTTGCAGTAG
- a CDS encoding DUF7260 family protein, with the protein MTVRTPVHESIDRVADEREHLEGYLTAIDRFASGVRELSVSSPSNSAATPRRPDGGVVLAGRSRWRTDQPSDRCEQVRDLFADTIYPYSVADLEEPEPLLETIAEEFGTDVAVALSPATDSQFSPTVKRATLAATSDRRDRCLAFQQAVAREADSLESAALTVESITDWLARADETPLLNLDFDALRTRHETLTEHRERCRALLADRQLTLQRTASHHASAGVRQRSVTEYLYSEFPSSYPVLSTTLRLEGVCAACQRAVRDHLTRRV; encoded by the coding sequence GTGACCGTTCGAACGCCGGTTCACGAGTCGATCGATCGCGTCGCGGACGAACGGGAACACCTCGAGGGCTACCTGACGGCGATCGACCGATTCGCCAGCGGCGTCCGTGAACTGTCGGTCAGTTCGCCGTCGAACTCGGCGGCGACACCCCGGCGTCCGGACGGCGGAGTCGTTCTCGCAGGTCGGTCGCGATGGCGGACCGATCAGCCGTCCGACCGATGTGAGCAGGTTCGTGACCTGTTCGCCGACACGATCTATCCCTACAGCGTTGCCGATCTCGAAGAACCGGAGCCCCTCCTCGAGACGATCGCCGAGGAGTTCGGCACCGACGTTGCCGTGGCTCTCTCTCCGGCCACGGACAGTCAGTTTTCCCCGACGGTAAAGCGAGCGACGCTCGCTGCAACGAGTGATCGCAGAGACAGGTGTCTGGCCTTTCAACAGGCCGTCGCCCGCGAAGCCGACTCGCTCGAGTCGGCCGCGTTGACGGTCGAATCGATCACGGACTGGCTCGCGCGAGCGGACGAGACACCGCTGCTGAACCTGGATTTCGACGCCCTCCGAACGCGTCACGAGACTCTCACCGAGCATCGCGAGCGATGCCGAGCGTTGCTCGCTGACCGCCAGTTGACCCTTCAGCGGACCGCCTCACACCACGCCAGCGCCGGCGTCCGCCAGCGCTCGGTCACCGAGTATCTTTACAGTGAGTTCCCGTCGTCGTACCCGGTGTTGTCGACGACGCTTCGGCTCGAGGGAGTCTGTGCAGCGTGCCAGCGGGCCGTGCGGGACCACCTGACGAGGCGGGTCTAA
- a CDS encoding DUF7551 domain-containing protein — MVGTTLDDIRRYVESLASDSGEYSLVCARTGDRPVPAVGLTFETRAIARAAARATEQYRAALRQYDPQVPYYDVIVCQRPFDGVGSGSFDGSGTARPTEERLHTEPSMIDFCHTVAGAVFEAVAASSHADVERAIMDTYFDVAESTTHPDELCLTLVESMATELDAALEPTAQLELLQSAATRLPPRRSNEVPIESTLLRLQTVTVLTAFSVEPTATDPTTGPWTVTLEEYAFGRSADRLVTLPFALELLRWRPRDGLAIAAVERLDDRPRGTWQVVVSPTEPSAASGLVYATSGCVP; from the coding sequence ATGGTCGGCACGACACTCGACGATATCCGGCGGTACGTCGAATCGCTCGCGAGCGATTCGGGTGAGTACAGCCTCGTCTGCGCTCGAACGGGCGACCGTCCCGTCCCTGCGGTGGGCCTCACGTTCGAGACGCGGGCAATTGCCCGTGCGGCCGCGCGAGCGACCGAACAGTACCGGGCCGCGCTCCGGCAGTACGATCCACAGGTTCCGTACTACGACGTGATCGTCTGCCAGCGTCCGTTCGATGGCGTCGGATCTGGTAGCTTCGACGGTTCTGGGACGGCTCGTCCAACCGAGGAGCGTTTGCATACGGAGCCGTCGATGATCGACTTCTGCCACACGGTCGCCGGTGCAGTCTTCGAAGCCGTCGCGGCGTCCAGCCACGCCGACGTCGAGCGTGCGATCATGGACACCTACTTCGACGTCGCCGAATCGACGACCCACCCGGACGAACTCTGTCTCACACTCGTCGAGAGCATGGCGACCGAACTCGACGCTGCACTCGAGCCCACAGCACAACTCGAACTCCTCCAGTCGGCCGCGACGCGACTGCCACCACGCCGGTCGAACGAGGTACCGATCGAGTCGACACTGTTGCGACTCCAGACCGTGACGGTGCTGACGGCTTTCTCTGTCGAACCGACGGCGACGGATCCAACCACGGGGCCGTGGACGGTCACACTCGAGGAGTACGCGTTCGGCCGCTCGGCGGACCGACTCGTGACACTGCCGTTTGCCCTCGAGTTACTTCGGTGGCGACCTCGTGACGGACTGGCGATTGCTGCTGTCGAACGTCTCGACGATCGACCCCGGGGAACGTGGCAGGTCGTCGTCTCTCCGACGGAGCCGTCGGCCGCAAGCGGACTCGTTTACGCGACGTCGGGGTGTGTGCCGTGA
- a CDS encoding non-histone chromosomal MC1 family protein, translated as MVREDGKRNFALRESGGEETSVFSGNTPRQAALKAARRLEPGSSEDEAERVELRLREKGTEKVHIYDGWAWEETAPDDKPDWMPSEITEANVSKKGIEHLDE; from the coding sequence ATGGTACGTGAAGACGGCAAGCGAAACTTCGCACTGCGAGAGTCGGGTGGAGAAGAGACGAGTGTCTTTTCGGGGAACACCCCGCGGCAGGCGGCGCTCAAGGCGGCCCGACGACTCGAGCCGGGCTCAAGCGAGGACGAAGCCGAACGCGTCGAACTCAGGCTCCGCGAGAAGGGAACGGAGAAGGTCCACATCTACGACGGCTGGGCCTGGGAAGAGACCGCACCCGACGACAAACCGGACTGGATGCCAAGCGAGATCACTGAGGCGAACGTCTCGAAGAAAGGGATCGAACACCTCGACGAGTAA
- a CDS encoding methyl-accepting chemotaxis protein, translating to MVIETLTPDRIRRRYSAKIAAMVGCVLGVTLLFAVVFGRHAVTGPLEEAEGRAVAAVTGLVVVFIMNLGLLGIVLGGNVSLSLRRLGDRTERIGEGEFDVDLETDRVDEIGGLYASVERMRDDLEATLETLETEQERARQAKAEAEQRATEVEAERQRVQETREQIEERNEQLIAEAQRFSDVMDDCADGNLSRRLEPDVDDEAMEAIASSFNDMLDRMGETIAEVKRSADAVESVSVDLEDSSAEIRTASQEVAASVQTIADGAVDQSTDLEGAASEVSELSAATEEVASTTTEIAEQSEQVTALADDGRDAAADVAANIDDLVDNTETVVETADALADETQQVEEIIALIDDIADQTNLLALNASIEAATAGDAGSGFAVVADEIKSLAEETMAAVDDIETTLESIRARTETTANEIGAVDASMNETATVVDDLDTRLETVVTEMEQVDSSIQQIAQTADDQADSAQELSVIVDDVSTVAEDTSDRAQQAAAASEETSATIESVSQTATILGEDAERLQELIDAFTLEKQRARPAASQPRSE from the coding sequence ATGGTGATCGAAACGCTCACTCCGGATCGAATTCGACGGCGGTACAGTGCGAAGATCGCGGCGATGGTCGGCTGTGTACTCGGGGTGACGCTCCTGTTTGCAGTCGTTTTCGGCCGCCACGCCGTCACCGGCCCACTCGAAGAAGCGGAGGGACGAGCCGTCGCCGCAGTGACGGGGCTCGTCGTCGTCTTCATCATGAACCTCGGACTGCTCGGGATCGTCCTCGGTGGTAACGTCTCGCTGTCGCTTCGCCGGCTCGGTGACCGAACCGAACGGATCGGCGAGGGCGAGTTCGACGTCGACCTCGAGACCGACCGTGTCGACGAAATCGGCGGACTGTACGCCTCCGTCGAGCGGATGCGCGACGACCTGGAAGCGACGCTCGAGACGCTCGAGACCGAACAGGAACGCGCCCGGCAGGCGAAAGCCGAAGCCGAACAGCGGGCCACGGAGGTCGAAGCGGAACGCCAACGCGTCCAGGAGACGCGTGAGCAAATCGAAGAACGAAACGAGCAACTAATCGCCGAGGCACAGCGCTTTTCGGACGTGATGGACGACTGTGCCGATGGAAACCTCAGTCGACGGCTCGAGCCCGACGTCGACGACGAGGCGATGGAGGCGATTGCGTCGTCGTTCAACGACATGCTCGACCGGATGGGCGAGACCATCGCCGAGGTCAAACGGTCCGCCGACGCTGTCGAGTCCGTCTCGGTCGATCTCGAGGACTCCAGTGCGGAGATCAGAACGGCCAGCCAGGAGGTCGCCGCATCGGTCCAGACGATCGCCGACGGGGCGGTCGACCAGTCGACCGACCTCGAGGGTGCTGCGAGCGAGGTGAGCGAACTCTCCGCGGCGACCGAAGAAGTGGCGTCGACGACGACCGAAATCGCCGAGCAGTCAGAGCAGGTCACGGCCCTGGCGGACGACGGTCGCGACGCCGCGGCCGACGTGGCCGCGAACATCGACGATCTGGTCGACAACACGGAGACGGTCGTCGAGACGGCCGACGCGCTCGCCGATGAGACCCAACAGGTCGAAGAGATCATCGCGTTGATCGACGACATCGCCGACCAGACGAATCTGCTTGCGCTCAACGCTTCGATCGAAGCCGCTACCGCGGGCGATGCCGGAAGCGGCTTCGCCGTCGTCGCCGACGAGATCAAGTCCCTCGCCGAGGAGACGATGGCCGCTGTCGACGACATCGAGACCACCCTCGAATCGATCAGAGCGCGCACGGAGACGACCGCCAACGAGATCGGCGCGGTCGATGCAAGCATGAACGAGACCGCGACGGTCGTTGACGACCTCGACACCCGGCTCGAGACTGTCGTGACGGAGATGGAGCAGGTCGACTCGAGCATCCAGCAGATCGCACAGACGGCCGACGATCAAGCGGACTCCGCCCAGGAGTTATCAGTGATCGTTGACGACGTTTCGACCGTCGCCGAGGATACGAGCGATCGGGCACAGCAGGCGGCGGCCGCTTCCGAAGAGACCAGCGCGACGATCGAATCGGTTTCACAGACGGCGACCATCCTCGGGGAGGATGCCGAGCGCCTGCAGGAGCTGATCGACGCGTTCACGCTCGAGAAACAGCGCGCCAGACCGGCCGCGAGCCAACCCAGGAGTGAGTGA
- the pheA gene encoding prephenate dehydratase: MAAVTLGPEGTYSHRATRAIADGDEIAFRQSVTAIVDAVAGGEYDRGVVPIENSIEGSVTESLDALAEYDVAVVREIVTPIRHALLAQGDGFDTIASHSQALAQCRSYLEREYPTVTLEAVASTAQGVEFAREDHSVAGIGHPANAENGLEVLAEDIQDQDSNATRFFAVAPLEERSRGGGKTSVVVYPNTNYPGLLLELLEPFGDRDINLSRVESRPSGQRLGDYVFHVDVEAGLYESRTEAALEDIESLAENGWVKRLGSYDTEHVVE; the protein is encoded by the coding sequence ATGGCTGCAGTTACACTCGGCCCTGAAGGGACTTACTCACACCGCGCGACGCGAGCGATCGCCGACGGCGACGAGATCGCGTTTCGCCAGTCGGTGACGGCGATCGTCGACGCCGTCGCGGGCGGCGAGTACGATCGTGGCGTCGTCCCGATCGAGAACAGTATCGAGGGCAGCGTCACCGAGAGTCTCGACGCACTCGCCGAGTACGACGTCGCCGTCGTCCGCGAGATCGTCACCCCGATTCGACACGCCTTGCTCGCCCAGGGCGACGGGTTCGACACGATCGCAAGCCACTCCCAGGCGCTCGCACAGTGTCGGTCCTACCTCGAGCGCGAGTATCCAACCGTGACCCTGGAAGCGGTCGCGAGCACGGCCCAGGGCGTCGAGTTCGCACGCGAAGACCACTCGGTTGCGGGGATCGGCCACCCCGCGAACGCCGAAAACGGACTCGAAGTGCTCGCCGAGGACATCCAGGACCAGGACTCGAACGCGACGCGCTTTTTCGCAGTTGCACCGCTCGAGGAGCGCTCTCGAGGCGGCGGGAAGACGTCGGTGGTCGTCTATCCGAACACGAACTATCCCGGACTGTTACTCGAGTTGCTCGAGCCGTTTGGCGACCGCGATATCAACCTTTCGCGCGTCGAGTCGCGCCCGAGCGGTCAGCGTCTCGGCGACTACGTCTTCCACGTCGACGTCGAGGCCGGCCTCTATGAGTCGCGCACCGAGGCAGCGCTCGAGGACATCGAGTCCCTCGCCGAAAACGGCTGGGTCAAGCGCCTCGGCTCCTACGACACGGAACACGTCGTCGAGTGA
- a CDS encoding peroxiredoxin: MPLEPGESTPTVTASNQDAENVTLTFETPTVLYFYPRDDTPGCTIEANQFQRELETYRDAGVSVYGVSIDDVESHEAFCEQEGLEFDLLADPDAEIAAAFDVDRRESGPTERTTFVLADGEVKAVYENVDPDGHARDVLFDALEAELVSLPD, translated from the coding sequence ATGCCACTCGAGCCGGGCGAATCAACTCCGACGGTCACCGCATCGAATCAGGACGCCGAGAACGTCACGCTTACGTTCGAGACGCCAACGGTGCTGTACTTCTATCCGAGAGACGACACGCCGGGTTGCACCATCGAGGCCAACCAGTTCCAGCGCGAACTCGAGACCTACCGAGACGCCGGGGTCTCGGTCTACGGCGTCTCGATCGACGACGTCGAGTCCCACGAGGCATTCTGTGAGCAGGAGGGCCTCGAGTTCGACCTGCTGGCCGATCCGGACGCCGAGATCGCCGCGGCGTTCGACGTCGACCGTCGCGAGAGCGGTCCGACCGAGCGAACGACGTTCGTCCTCGCCGACGGCGAGGTAAAAGCCGTCTACGAGAACGTCGACCCGGACGGCCACGCACGTGACGTCCTGTTCGACGCACTCGAGGCGGAACTGGTCTCACTCCCCGACTGA
- a CDS encoding Hsp20/alpha crystallin family protein, with product MRRNPFDELEEMVDRIGRQVEEGMVGGGLQVPGSVPVDVVDTGEEYVVTADLPGYETDDIELTLTDGTLRLEASRAEAESHLEGEHLRRERTRKTANRRIQLPEPVDEDSVSAGYESGVLTVHLPKTDESEESKAIDIE from the coding sequence ATGCGACGAAACCCGTTCGACGAACTCGAGGAAATGGTAGACCGAATCGGCCGCCAGGTCGAAGAGGGAATGGTCGGCGGCGGCCTTCAGGTTCCGGGATCGGTTCCTGTCGACGTCGTCGACACCGGCGAAGAGTACGTCGTGACGGCGGACCTTCCGGGGTATGAGACCGACGACATCGAACTCACGCTCACCGACGGAACGCTCCGACTCGAGGCGAGTCGAGCCGAGGCGGAATCGCACCTCGAAGGCGAGCACCTCCGGCGCGAACGAACGCGGAAGACGGCCAACCGGCGAATTCAGCTGCCGGAGCCAGTCGACGAGGACTCTGTGTCCGCAGGCTATGAAAGCGGGGTGCTGACGGTTCACCTGCCGAAAACCGACGAAAGCGAGGAGTCGAAAGCGATCGATATCGAGTGA